A genomic stretch from Capricornis sumatraensis isolate serow.1 chromosome 4, serow.2, whole genome shotgun sequence includes:
- the TRIML2 gene encoding probable E3 ubiquitin-protein ligase TRIML2, producing MSKRPRSRLEQDTPGGVRCATRPRPPQLFRSGDQMAVCGHSLPPQERGSPVVINEVSEMAENYRKLFQEMLDTLKEKLEAAKIILADEQERMVMMQKEEQNFKEMIESEYSIRIRLITEENEMNLRSLQGGFSLNLTQTSQNQLMEFATNLKEKFQETLQRLNFLGRENMKKLKESEVRLSEQICSLQQITAELEKKCRQPASVLLQNAKYALERSESLLYQFLQPAQITDLSLCQVTGMSKMLKVLQRPITLDPKTAHPYLVLSEDLRSVRLRNMQRGVPGHPERFDFSATVLGVQSFTSGRHYWEVDVGKAAQWQLGVYRSSTVRNSSGNKVLLTGSLMGTDHTFWAFPPFKRVSLREQVHRVGVFLDYEYEQISFYDAAKGSLICNFSYLAFQGALRPIFSLSISSGGVNSDSLSICLPHVSPCNDTVSPQPSSA from the exons ATGTCCAAAAGGCCCCGCTCCCGGTTAGAGCAAGACACCCCAGGAGGTGTCCGCTGTGCGACACGCCCGCGGCCACCGCAGCTGTTCCGCAGTGGTGACCAAATGGCGGTTTGTGGCCACAGCCTCCCTCCCCAGGAGCGTGGGAGTCCCGTGGTGATTAATGAAGTGTCAGAGATGGCCGAGAATTACAGG AAGTTATTCCAGGAGATGTTGGACACATTGAAGGAGAAACTTGAAGCAGCTAAAATCATACTGGCTGATGAACAAGAAAGAATGGTGATGATGCAG AAAGAGGagcagaattttaaagaaatgattgaGTCTGAATATAGCATAAGGATCCGGTTGATAACTGAAGAAAATGAGATGAACTTGCGAAGCCTGCAAGGTGGATTCAGCTTGAATTTGACACAAACCAGTCAGAACCAACTGATGGAGTTTGCCACGAACCTAAAGGAGAAGTTCCAGGAAACACTACAG AGACTGAACTTTCTGGGGAGAGAgaacatgaagaaactgaaggagaGTGAAGTCAGGCTTTCTGAACAGATCTGCAGCCTCCAGCAGATCACCGCGGAGCTCGAGAAGAAGTGCAGGCAGCCCGCCTCGGTGTTGCTCCAG AATGCAAAATATGCTTTGGAAAG GAGTGAGTCACTACTGTATCAGTTTCTACAGCCCGCCCAAATCACAGACCTGAGTTTGTGCCAAGTAACAGGAATGAGCAAAATGCTCAAAGTGCTGCAAA GACCTATAACTTTGGACCCTAAAACAGCTCATCCCTATCTGGTCTTGTCCGAGGATCTAAGAAGTGTGAGACTTAGAAACATGCAGCGGGGTGTACCTGGTCACCCTGAGAGATTTGATTTCAGTGCCACTGTGCTGGGTGTGCAGAGCTTCACCTCAGGGCGGCACTACTGGGAGGTGGACGTGGGCAAGGCGGCGCAGTGGCAGCTGGGCGTGTACAGGAGCTCTACCGTCAGAAACAGTTCCGGAAATAAGGTCTTACTCACAGGATCTCTCATGGGAACCGATCACACCTTCTGGGCTTTTCCCCCTTTCAAAAGGGTCTCCTTGAGAGAGCAAGTGCACAGAGTTGGAGTTTTCCTGGACTATGAGTATGAGCAGATATCGTTCTATGATGCTGCAAAGGGCTCCCTCATCTGTAATTTCTCTTATCTCGCCTTCCAGGGAGCTCTCAGGCCTATATTTTCTCTCAGTATCTCCAGTGGAGGCGTGAATTCAGACTCTCTGAGTATCTGCCTCCCTCACGTTTCTCCTTGTAATGATACTGTTAGCCCTCAGCCCTCTTCGGCGTGA